In one window of Maribacter sp. BPC-D8 DNA:
- a CDS encoding Pycsar system effector family protein produces MSTLVATAEEFATNQLTGNTDPRYLYHNLRHTQRVVDSTKELIEGEKIGDEESELLLVAAWFHDLGYTVSYGNHEEHSCQLSRDFLTKHNCTPTFITNVCNLILATKKGYDPKNELEKIIRDADSSHFHVKNFMATTELLREELALIGKESNTSADWRKENITLLRAKHRFYTEYAITHWQKGKDKNIKRLIKAKKKNKELIKKESLKAKFKGELPDRGIQTLYRVTLSNHLKLSDIADTKANILLSVNAIIISMALANLVPKLDNPSNDYLFYPTFLFIIFSVVSMVMSILATKPNVTSGQFTEEEVTSKKVNLLFFGNFHKMKLEQYNWAMSELIKDKDYIYSSLTKDLYFLGIVLERKYRILRWTYTVFMVGMIISVIVFGIALKFYGPERILELPVMQP; encoded by the coding sequence ATGTCTACACTAGTTGCTACAGCCGAAGAATTTGCCACTAATCAATTAACTGGCAATACTGACCCAAGATATCTCTATCATAATCTTAGGCATACACAACGTGTTGTAGATAGTACCAAAGAACTAATTGAAGGCGAAAAAATTGGCGATGAAGAGAGCGAACTACTTTTAGTTGCAGCTTGGTTTCATGACCTTGGGTACACTGTTTCTTATGGGAATCACGAAGAGCATAGCTGCCAATTATCTAGAGATTTTTTAACCAAGCATAATTGTACTCCAACTTTTATCACCAATGTTTGCAACCTAATTCTGGCAACTAAAAAAGGGTACGATCCAAAAAATGAATTGGAGAAAATAATTCGCGATGCAGATTCTTCTCATTTCCATGTCAAGAATTTTATGGCAACGACCGAATTGCTAAGAGAAGAGCTTGCTTTAATAGGCAAAGAAAGTAATACTTCAGCAGACTGGCGAAAAGAAAACATAACTCTATTACGAGCCAAACATCGTTTTTATACCGAATATGCCATAACTCATTGGCAAAAAGGGAAAGACAAGAATATTAAAAGGCTCATCAAAGCAAAGAAGAAGAATAAAGAGCTCATTAAAAAGGAAAGTTTAAAAGCTAAATTTAAGGGAGAATTACCAGACCGCGGAATACAAACATTATACAGAGTTACACTAAGCAATCATTTAAAACTAAGTGATATTGCTGATACAAAGGCGAATATTTTACTTTCTGTGAACGCCATTATTATTTCTATGGCATTGGCAAACTTGGTTCCAAAATTAGATAACCCCTCTAATGACTATCTATTTTACCCAACATTTCTATTCATTATTTTTAGTGTAGTGTCTATGGTGATGTCCATTTTAGCGACCAAACCAAATGTAACCTCTGGTCAATTTACAGAGGAAGAAGTCACCTCTAAAAAAGTAAATCTGTTGTTCTTCGGTAATTTTCATAAAATGAAATTAGAGCAGTATAACTGGGCAATGTCTGAACTTATTAAAGACAAAGATTATATCTATAGTTCATTAACTAAAGACCTTTATTTTCTTGGGATTGTTTTAGAAAGAAAGTATAGAATTTTACGGTGGACGTATACCGTTTTTATGGTAGGAATGATAATCTCCGTAATTGTATTTGGTATTGCGCTGAAGTTCTACGGTCCAGAACGAATATTAGAACTCCCCGTAATGCAGCCTTAA
- a CDS encoding rubredoxin produces MNDDLHRILIKGGVTSPGELKDIITMLESAGLTSVNFGSRQDILFPLKDAKEEQLESISKFNTDIIANRTYQNIVSSYVSADIFDMTHWLKGSTYLYILEGFDFLPKLKINITDPKQRLVPIFSGNLNFIASEQEDYWYLNIKLPHWKSSSFYPVLIYSWDINSISKQIEEIYEDITDIDELFFVMNKNLETNNKTMEKELKVPFQTFPYYEGMNRLGSDMYWLGLYWRNNKYDLSFLKEFCGFCLDNSIGKICITPWKSFVVKGIKKSSRPALERFLGKKGINVRHSQLEMNWHVPIDDGEALELKKYLVRSFDQNDISTYGLTFGISNEVGKRSHFASVIIEKNSLPTIVKEFEVRPTYNVLHFEHFDPNSQKYITYAQDIDKIELPGLLMELSKMYFDQLGRAEDDEETTSVEVIEATQSLYQCQDCLTVYDATFGDEEFNIAAGTKFEDIDDAYECPMCSAPKATFKEAMIQMS; encoded by the coding sequence ATGAACGATGATCTTCATAGAATACTGATAAAAGGTGGTGTTACTTCACCTGGTGAATTGAAAGATATTATTACCATGCTGGAGTCTGCCGGACTCACAAGTGTTAATTTTGGGTCTCGACAAGATATTTTGTTTCCGCTAAAGGATGCAAAAGAAGAGCAGCTAGAAAGTATCTCGAAATTCAATACCGATATTATTGCCAATCGTACTTATCAGAACATTGTAAGTTCGTATGTATCTGCAGATATTTTTGATATGACCCATTGGTTAAAGGGTTCTACCTACTTATATATTTTAGAAGGATTTGATTTTTTACCGAAGTTGAAAATCAATATTACCGATCCAAAACAACGCTTGGTTCCTATTTTTAGTGGTAACCTCAACTTTATAGCATCTGAACAAGAAGATTATTGGTACTTGAATATAAAACTACCACATTGGAAATCATCATCCTTTTATCCCGTGCTTATTTATAGTTGGGATATCAATTCTATCTCAAAACAGATCGAAGAAATTTATGAAGATATTACCGATATAGATGAGTTGTTCTTTGTGATGAACAAGAACTTAGAAACCAACAACAAAACTATGGAAAAGGAACTGAAGGTTCCTTTTCAGACCTTTCCTTATTATGAAGGTATGAACCGGTTGGGTTCAGATATGTATTGGCTTGGTCTTTATTGGAGAAATAATAAATATGATCTATCCTTCTTAAAAGAATTCTGCGGCTTTTGTTTGGATAATAGTATTGGTAAAATCTGTATTACCCCGTGGAAATCTTTTGTAGTAAAAGGTATCAAAAAATCTAGTAGACCTGCCTTAGAGCGCTTTTTGGGCAAAAAAGGAATCAATGTAAGGCATTCGCAATTAGAGATGAATTGGCATGTGCCTATTGATGATGGCGAGGCGCTGGAGTTAAAGAAGTATTTGGTTCGAAGTTTTGATCAAAATGATATAAGTACCTACGGACTTACTTTTGGTATTAGCAATGAGGTGGGTAAACGTTCGCACTTTGCCTCGGTGATTATTGAAAAGAATAGTTTGCCCACCATTGTTAAAGAATTTGAAGTCCGCCCCACCTACAACGTTCTGCATTTCGAGCATTTTGACCCTAATAGTCAAAAGTACATTACCTATGCTCAAGATATCGATAAGATAGAATTACCTGGGTTGTTGATGGAGTTAAGTAAAATGTACTTTGATCAATTAGGTCGCGCCGAAGATGATGAAGAAACAACTAGTGTTGAAGTTATAGAAGCAACACAATCGTTATATCAATGTCAAGACTGCTTAACGGTTTATGATGCGACATTTGGTGATGAGGAATTTAATATTGCCGCAGGTACCAAGTTTGAAGATATTGATGACGCGTATGAGTGCCCAATGTGTTCGGCTCCAAAAGCTACATTTAAAGAAGCTATGATACAAATGAGTTAA